From the Prochlorococcus marinus CUG1416 genome, the window AATTTTAGAAGTGCTTCTTCACTAAATGATTCATGAACAATACAGCTGCCAGGCCATAATTTAAGATCTCTTCCTGAATTTTTCTGTACCCATCTCCCAAGGTTCTTATCTGGCGCAAATATTATCTTTTTATCTTCAGGTATCTTTTTAACTAATGAGACTGCATTACTGCTTGTACAAATCAGATCACTTTGCGCTTTTACTTCTGCAGTACAATTTATATAACTTACGACATAGTGATCTGGATTTTCTTCCCTAAATTTTTGAAATTTATCTGAGGGACAATCGTCTGCTAATGAGCATCCTGCGTCAATATCTGGTAATAGGACTGTTTTATTTGGGCTAAGTATTTTTGCAGTTTCGGCCATAAAGTGGACACCGCAAAAAATTATTATATCTGCATCATTATTTGCAGCTTTCCTAGATAGATCTAATGAATCGCCAATAAAATCTGCAATTTCTTGAATCTCTGGAGATTGATAATAGTGCGCAAGAATAATGGCATTAGCTTTTTTGCAACGCTCCTTTATTTCAGAAATCAAATTCTCTTCAGTTTGAAAGGATTTCTGTTTTGCAGTAGAAGTTATACTGGTCAGGATTTAGAATATCTCTAAATAGATTATATGCCTTTAAACAGAAAAAATTCTGACAAATTTAAAAATTGCTATTGTTGGTGACTGTCATGGTCAATGGTCTGAATTAGACTTGAAAGTTTTATCGATTATTAAACCAAATATGGTTTTATTTGTTGGTGATATTTCTGATGGGAGTGTCAAAATAATAAAAAAAATCAATGAGATCAAAATTCCTACTTTTGTGATTTTAGGAAATCATGATAGAGGTAAGGATTCTACAGGTGAAATTCTCTCAAAGCAGATACGTATTCTTGGTGAAAAATATTGTGCATGGGATTTAAAAGTTTTTAATAATCAAATTAATTTACTTTCTGCGAGACCATGTAGTTCTGGAGGTGGTTATTATCTCTCAAAAGAAGTTAAAGGCGTTTATGGACCTATCACCGAACAAGATTCAATAAATAAAATTATCAGATGTTCAGAGGAGACTATTGATGAGATCCCTTTAATAATTATGTCTCATGCTGGCCCTTCTGGTTTAGGCTCAGAACCTAAAAGCATTTGTGGGAAGGACTGGAAAATACCCTCTATAGATTGGGGAGATAGAGATTTGTCTGTGGCTATTTCTCAAATACAAAAGAAACGAAAAGTTGAGCTTGTAATTTTTGGTCATATGCACAATCGACTTAAAAGAAATCTTGGTTTAAGAGAGATGTTTAAAATTGATAGCAAAGGAACAATTTATTTCAACACTGCTGTAGTGCCAAGATATAAAACTGATGAAGATGGAAAATTATTAATTAACTTTTCATGGATTGAGTTTAAAAAAAAGGAATTAATAAATGTTTCTCATCGATGGTATTCAGAGTCTGGTGAAATTTGTGAAGAAGATAAATTTTTTTAGAATTAGATATTCTTGATCATATTTTAAGTGTTCTTGGGCTTTTTATATCTTGCAAACAATGTTTGAGATAAGATATAGCCCGCAATTCCTGCGGCTGTAAAAGCTAAACCATTTTTAAATAAAGGTAATAAATCATTTGTTCTGGATATTATCGGCGCTAAACCAAAAATTCCAAATAACATTCCCCATAAAGGGGAAAGAAGAGCTAAAAATCCAATTGATATGACTTGACCTTCTTTTCTTGGAGCAGATGCGAAACCTGCTACTAAACCTCCAAGAATGGAAGTACATAAAGTCCATATATATTGCTCTTTGGGTAGGCCAGGGACAACTTGACACCCTCCTCTTTCAAGGCAAATCTTTACTGAATTAATTGCATCTAATACTGCACCGTCCTCACCGTGATCTTTCACATAATATTGATTACCAAATCTTGTTTGAAGTTCAACCCAAAATAACCTTGGCATAAAATTAAAATAAGCCTCTCCGACGTTAAAGTTGAGTAAATTTCCTCCTCTAGGATCTGCAACTATTAACAAACTTGTCTCATCTAAATCCCAATAGTCCTTTATTGCGCTGCCAGGAGAACTCTCAAACTGAGATAAATATTTGATTTTCCACCCACTTTCAATTTCTAGATTGTTGAGCTTATCCTCTAAAGATTTTTTCTGGATAGGGCTTAATGTTTTAGCTAAATCAATTACGGGTGTTTTTTCTTCTGGTAAGAGATTTGGATTATTTATAGCGAAAACGGGTCTATTTGAAATTAAAACTAATATAGATAGAAATATTCCCAATAAATAGTTAATCTTTGAAGGCATAAATAAGTTTTGTCTCTTTATATTTTCGCCGATGAATAGCTTACCCGCGAATAATCCTGATTGGATAGTAAAAAAAATAATAAAAATGGGTGGGGCTATAAGTTTTTATGACTATATGAATTTTGTTTTAAATGATCCTATCAATGGTTACTATGGCAGTGGTAAAGCTAAGTTAGGCGTTCGAGGCGATTTTGTTACATCATCCTCATTATCAGATGATTTTGCTTTTTTAGTGGGTAAACAAATAGAAGATTGGTTGATTCAGTTCAAAAGTATTCTTTTATCTAATCAGAAATTAGCTGTAATTGAATTTGGAGCTGGAGATGGAAGCTTTATGAGTGGATTAATTAAATATTTATTAGGAAGTGGCAAGAATTTTTTGAAAGGAGTTTCTTTTATAATCATTGAACCTAATAAAGGGATGGTAGAAAAACAAAAAAATAAATTGGAGAATTTTTTAAACTTAGGTATTGATATTTTATGGAAAGGTTTGGAAGAAGTAGAGGAAAATAATATCAATGGAATAGTTATAGCAAATGAGGTTTTAGATGCTTTGCCGGTAGAGAGAATTACCTTTTCAAAAGGAAAATTATTTCGTCAAGCAGTATCTATAGACAAAATATCCAGTAGATTATTTATTGATGAAATGCCAATTACAAGTGAATTAGGAAAAAGTATCGAACTTGCTAAAAGTAAACTGGGGATAAATATTCCGCCTAAAGATGCCCTTGAAGGATGGACGACAGAATGGCATGTAGACAACTCAAAATGGTTAAAAGCTCTTTATGGGAGAATCAATAATGGTATCTTATTGATAATTGATTACGCCAAAGAAGCTGAGAAATACTATACCTCTAGGAATTCTGATGGAACGATGGTTACTTATAAAAATCAAAGAATGATAAATAATGTTCTAGATTCTCCTGGGAATTGCGATTTAACATCTCATGTGTGCGTAGAAACTTTAATTAATGATGCTGAGAATCTAGGATTTAATACTGTTGGAATAACTAAACAAGGAGAGGCTTTGTTGGCACTTGGTTTAGCAGAGAGACTTTATGGAATTCAGAAAGAGTTTAAGGAGGATTTATCAAATGCTCTTTTAAGAAGAGAGACATTATTGAGACTGGTTGATCCTGTCTGTCTTGGTGATTTTAAGTGGTTTGTTTTTAAAAAGTTTAAGGAGAAGAAGATGAATATAAATTCAACCTGCCTTCGTTAAGAAAAAAACTTTAAAAATAATGAATCCTCTACGTCATCATATATATCAACCTCACCTATTTCTTTCGGTAAGATGAATCTCATTTTTCCATCACGAACTTTTTTGTCACCCATAAGTATTGTCATAACGTCTTCTTTATTTATGTTGGGGATCTCGGTAGGTAGATTGTAACTCTCCAAAAGATTCTGCTGTCTCTCTAATTGTTCTCTAGACCATAACCCTTTCTCAATTGCTATTTTCCCCGCAATATTCATCCCAATTGATATCGCCTCACCATGTAGAAATTTGCCGTATCCACATAAATTTTCAATAACGTGACCAAAAGAATGCCCATAATTCAATATTGCTCTAATACCATTTTCATGTTCGTCCTGAGAAACGACATGAGACTTAGTTTTAATTGAACTATTAATTACTTTAATTAAATATTCATTTTTTAGATTTATAAGTTCATTCTTGTTCTTTTCAATTTCTAAGTATTCGAAAAGTTCTTTATCTCTTATGACTCCGTATTTTATTACTTCGGCCATACCGGCACTAAATTCTCTTTTGGGCAAACTTTTCAAAGTTTCTGGATCAATAAAAACAGCTTTAGGTTGATTGAAAGCTCCAATTAAGTTTTTGCCTTTAGGATGATTCACCCCTGTTTTCCCTCCGACAGATGAATCAACCATTGATAATAATGTTGTTGGAATCTGAATATATTCGATACCTCTCAACCAAGTTGCCGCAGCAAAACCACTGACATCTCCAACAATTCCTCCTCCAAGTGCAATGATTATTGAATTTCTATCTAAACCAAATTCAAATGCAACATCATATATTTCACTTAAAGTTTTCAAGTTTTTATGAGATTCTCCGGCCTTGATAAGGCATATTTGGGCCTTAAAATTATTATCTTTTAAATTATTTAAGAATTTTTCTCCATATAAGTTTGATATTTCTTCATTTGAAATCACAAGTATTTTTCTATTTTTTGTTATTCCAATTTTTAAAAGTTCTTCGCAGATATTATTTAGTATTCCTGCTTCTAGAGTTACTTCGTATGACTTATCACCTAATGGGACTAATATTTTTCTCTTATTCACAATTAATTACCTAGTTTGGATTTATAAATATTTAATTTTAAATACTTCTTATAATAGCAAAACCTAAGCTCTATATACTTAAAAAATCAGTTGTTAAGAATTAGAAATCGTAATAAAATCAGCCTATGAGTTTAAAAAAAAATATAAAAAATATTAAGAAAAATTATTCTCTAGGAATAATTGGCGGTGGTCAACTGGCTTTGATGTTAACTGAGGCAGCAAAAAAAAGAAATTTAGAAGTATGTGTTCAAACAAAATCTTGTGAGGATCCTGCTGCTTCAAAAGCAGATTATGTTATTGAAGCTGATCCTTTAAAGATAAGGGGTAATAAATCATTAATTAATGAGTGTGAAGCTATAATTTTTGAAAATGAATGGATAAAAATTGATAAATTAAATTTAATTGATAATAATGATATATTCATCCCAAGCCTCGATGCAATTAAGCCTTTAGTAGATAGGTTTTCTCAAAAAAAACTAATAGATAATATGAATATTCCCTGTCCAAAATGGATAAGAATTGAAGATTTTAAAAATCTCTCGGATGAGGAAATCAATAATTGGAGTTTCCCTTTAATGGCAAAATCAAATAAAGGTGGATATGACGGTAAAGGGAACAAAAAAATAAAGACAAAAGAAGATTTAGATTCTTTTGTAAAAGAGAATAATTCTGATGATTGCTTAATAGAAGAATGGATAGATTATGAAAAAGAACTGGCTCTTGTCGGTTCAAGAGATCATACTGGTAAGATTAGATTCTTTCCAATTGTTGAAACATTCCAATCAAACCATGTTTGTGATTGGGTTCTTGCTCCAGCAGCAACTGAATATGATTTAAACTTATTTGCAATAAATATTTTCTCTTCAATAGTAAATGAACTTAATTACGTTGGAGTTTTAGGTATTGAGTTCTTCTATGGAGACAATGGTCTTTTAATTAATGAAATAGCTCCAAGAACTCACAACTCTGCTCATTTTTCTATTGAGGCTTGTTCTTCAAGCCAGTTTGATCAATATGTTTGTATTTCTTCTGGAATAATGCCACCTGAAATTAAAATGAATTGTGAGGGAGCAATTATGATAAATCTTCTCGGATTAAAAAATAATTTCCCAATTTCAATGGAAAAAAGATTTAAAATGTTATCTGAAATTGAGGGTTCTAATATTCATTGTTATGGCAAATCTCGAGAAATTCTTGGACGAAAAATGGCTCATATCACATTTTTATTGAATGGTGAAACTCATTCAGAAAGATATGATGAAGCTCAAGTTTTATTAACTATGGTAAGAGACATTTGGCCATCTCCAAATGCATAAAAAAATAAGTTAGAGTTAAGATACTGGATCTTTGGTTAAGTTCTTCTTTATGTGCTCTGATCTGACTCTCTTTCGACATGAGGAGACTGTCGTGATGCGGTAGTAAACCGATCTTGTAATCGGAAACGAAAGCCCACTTTGAATCCTCTTCTGGCATTTCCAGGTCGATGCAGCAGAGAACTGACGGGGGTCCGGTATTACCTATCAAAATGCTTTCTATAATAGGCTTTTGGTAGGTATTTTATTCTTTGGAGATTAGCGGGACTGTTTAAATTCTTTATGAGTGCAAATAATTTGTTTGCCAAAATACTTGACGATCCATTCCTAATGTATTTATAGTAATAGTACACATGTATTACTTTGTAATGACTTTAGGAGGAGCTAATGTTTGGACTAATTTTTCTTACGGTTATCGTAATGAGTCCCCAAGTGGTTGGTTGCTTAGCCCAGACCGCAAAAGATTAATTTTATTTAAAAGGAACGAAAAATCTCCAAGAAATAGTATGAGAATTTTTGCTCATACATATTATGCAAATCATTTTGGTGAGCCAATGGCAATCAAATCATCAACTCAAATGTATTTGGATAATGCCTGGGATAAATGGCATGACCTTCAATTAGAAGGTTGGACTTTTGAAGAACTTGAATTACCTGAATCAGTATGACTAACTTAAATCCAATCAAAAAAAAACTATCAAAACTAGATAGAAAGTTATCTGTCCCAGAGCCATCACAATTATTAGCAGAATTTTTTAATGGTGTTGTCATTGAACTTGATGAAGAATATAAATATGACTCATAAAGAATTGATAGATCAAGTTTCCGCAAATTTATTTAAACAAAGTGGAAAGTTAGAAAGTAGAAGATCTTGGTTGGCAATTAGAAATTATCTCGAACAATTAGATAGCGAACAACTTAAATCCATGCTTAAGGAGCACGGATGATTTATAAACTTTTTTATGAGTTATTTATTTTGTTTTTATTTTTTTTTAATTCTTAGAAAACCGTAAGTTCCAAAGCCAATCAAAAACATATCCAAGTAAATATGCCAAGTAGGAAAAATCTGGTGTATTAATTCCATTAACTTTTTATTGCTATCTGCCAATAAGGGTAATCTAAATTTGATTTTTCTCTTATTAATTGTAATTTTCTTGAATTGATCTTTACTACTATCCCATCAGTTGGATATTTCCTAAAAAGCTTCCCTTCTAGCCATTGGTTTCTAAATACTTGAACTTGGCTCGTAAAGTTGCATGAAATATCCTGAGGGATCGTGAAACCTAGCTGAGATAGACTCTTTTTGGACTCATATTGGTTAAGTGTTGAATTAATTATTTGAAATGCGCAAAAGGATAGACTTTTAGGAAATCCTTCTTTAGCTCTGAGAAATCCGGAAGAGATTCTTTGGGAGATATTTGGGTTTTGATTGGGTGCATATAGTTCACCTCTAACTTGAAGAACTCCTCGAATAGGGAGATGATTGGGAATATCTTGAAGTTTTACAAGTTTACTTGTTACGTCGGTCCCTTTTCTTGAAATTGCTTTCTCCAAGGTTCCATTCCTATATTGCAAAGCAACAGCACAACCATCAATTTTAGGCTCAATTATTAATCTGGTATCTGCTAATAATCCTTTCAAAAATTTATCTATTGAATCCCTTTCTAATGAAGGTAAAACTAGTTTATTTTTCTTTTTAAAGTAATCACAATCAGGGTTTATTCTCAATAAATTCTTTTCAAGTTGGTCGAACTGCTTATCAGAAATTAATGCATTACCATTTCTATAATTATAGTCATACCATTCAATTCGTTCTTCTAAATAAGTCTTCATTTAATACGATGGATTAAGTCTTTGGCTAGGTATCCAACTTGGTTTATCTATAATCCATTTTGCTCTATCTTCATATTTAACGGTCCATAAAAGAAACGAAGAAATTTGTTTTAGAGATATGCCAACCATGTATCTTGTTTTTGGGCTTATTGACAAGAATCCAATTAAAAATATTAATAAGATTAGTTTAAAAACACCCTTAATCATTTAAAAAACTCAGTGTAATTTTTGCAAACTTTTTAATTAATGCAATTCTTATAACCTTCAATCTTCGCTAGTTCGTCAATTTTTAAACCTGTTTCTTTTAATAAGGTTTCTCCTATATCGTCTTTATTAAATTTAGTTAATGCTCCCTTAGTAGAGTGCTTAATGCATTGGTTTTTATATTCTGCTTCTTTGACAACAGGAGATAAATAAAAACTAAATAAGACTATAAAAGCTCCATAAGTTACAACTTTTCTATGGTTTTTCCACCATTCATAAAATTTATTAGACACGATAAATAAAATTACTAACTTCTATTTTAAATTGACTGTCAACAAAATACTTTAATAAATGAAAGTTTACTTAATTTATTATTTTTCATTAATGGATCTAATCCAAGAATAATATCTTGATTTTCTAATCCTTTGTTCTTTATAGACTAATCTATCTGCAGTTTCTGAGGGTGATTCTCCTTTTTTCACTTTTGATGTAATCGATATACCAAAACCTTTTGCTTCAATTTTTGCAATGCCACCTTCTAAGAAAAATAGAAAAGACCAACCTTTATTCCATCCTAAATAGAAGGGATTTCGATACATTTTATTTTTTTGGATTTACTATTTGATGATATTTAGCTTTTGAAGGAGTTAATTGTATCCTCTTTTACCAAATAAGAAGTTTAGGGCTAATTATTTCTGGAAGAAATTATTTTAATTAAATAATTGCTTGGCGGAATACTTGACGTCGGTGAGTAGTACATTTATATTAATAGTACAACCGTATTACCCCTATGACTTCAGGAGTCGCTAATGTTCGGACTTATTTTTATCGTAGCAGCCTTATTGACCCCCCAACTGGCTGGTTGTTTAACCAAAAAAGTGGTTTCTTGATTTTTTTTGAGAGTTATAAGAAATCTGTATCTAATAACTTAAAAGTATACACTCACCTTTTTTATTCAAATGAATTAGGTGAACCAGCCCAGCTTAAAAATTCAAGGCTTCATTCTATTGAGTGTGCTTATGAAACATGGAATGAATTAATTTCAGGAGGTTGGCAAATTGTTACTAATAAATTCCAGTAATCATGATTAAGGTAAATCCGTAAAAATGGGAATATCTAAAACAATCAATCCTAAAACGAAAACGTACAAAGATTTGTATTACTTGCAATCAATTTCGCTACAGCACTACAGAAACTTTTGCTACTGTCTTGATTTCCCAAGATACGAAAAACGTATATCACAGTGTGATCATTTACTTAAAGGTTGAGAGTATTGGCAAAACAATAGGACTATATTTTTTCCTGAAGCTTCGTAATTATTCTTCAATTAAATTTTTCTAGGTAGAGATATTTAATTATGTAAATAAAGCATTATTTTATACAACCTCAAGAAATCTTTTTAATTATTTTAATAATTATGATTCAATTTTACTTTTCCATATTTCTATTAG encodes:
- the nadA gene encoding quinolinate synthase NadA, with product MTSITSTAKQKSFQTEENLISEIKERCKKANAIILAHYYQSPEIQEIADFIGDSLDLSRKAANNDADIIIFCGVHFMAETAKILSPNKTVLLPDIDAGCSLADDCPSDKFQKFREENPDHYVVSYINCTAEVKAQSDLICTSSNAVSLVKKIPEDKKIIFAPDKNLGRWVQKNSGRDLKLWPGSCIVHESFSEEALLKLKYQNPGSKVIAHPECSQNLLTLSDFIGSTSKLLDFVSKDPSKTYMVLTEPGIIHQMKKKEPNKIFIEVPDIEGCKCNECPYMKLNTLEKILDCLKNNSPSIELDPEIIRRAYVPIKRMLDMSN
- a CDS encoding TIGR04168 family protein; protein product: MKVLSIIKPNMVLFVGDISDGSVKIIKKINEIKIPTFVILGNHDRGKDSTGEILSKQIRILGEKYCAWDLKVFNNQINLLSARPCSSGGGYYLSKEVKGVYGPITEQDSINKIIRCSEETIDEIPLIIMSHAGPSGLGSEPKSICGKDWKIPSIDWGDRDLSVAISQIQKKRKVELVIFGHMHNRLKRNLGLREMFKIDSKGTIYFNTAVVPRYKTDEDGKLLINFSWIEFKKKELINVSHRWYSESGEICEEDKFF
- a CDS encoding TPM domain-containing protein, with the protein product MPSKINYLLGIFLSILVLISNRPVFAINNPNLLPEEKTPVIDLAKTLSPIQKKSLEDKLNNLEIESGWKIKYLSQFESSPGSAIKDYWDLDETSLLIVADPRGGNLLNFNVGEAYFNFMPRLFWVELQTRFGNQYYVKDHGEDGAVLDAINSVKICLERGGCQVVPGLPKEQYIWTLCTSILGGLVAGFASAPRKEGQVISIGFLALLSPLWGMLFGIFGLAPIISRTNDLLPLFKNGLAFTAAGIAGYILSQTLFARYKKPKNT
- a CDS encoding SAM-dependent methyltransferase; translated protein: MNSLPANNPDWIVKKIIKMGGAISFYDYMNFVLNDPINGYYGSGKAKLGVRGDFVTSSSLSDDFAFLVGKQIEDWLIQFKSILLSNQKLAVIEFGAGDGSFMSGLIKYLLGSGKNFLKGVSFIIIEPNKGMVEKQKNKLENFLNLGIDILWKGLEEVEENNINGIVIANEVLDALPVERITFSKGKLFRQAVSIDKISSRLFIDEMPITSELGKSIELAKSKLGINIPPKDALEGWTTEWHVDNSKWLKALYGRINNGILLIIDYAKEAEKYYTSRNSDGTMVTYKNQRMINNVLDSPGNCDLTSHVCVETLINDAENLGFNTVGITKQGEALLALGLAERLYGIQKEFKEDLSNALLRRETLLRLVDPVCLGDFKWFVFKKFKEKKMNINSTCLR
- the aroB gene encoding 3-dehydroquinate synthase; translated protein: MNKRKILVPLGDKSYEVTLEAGILNNICEELLKIGITKNRKILVISNEEISNLYGEKFLNNLKDNNFKAQICLIKAGESHKNLKTLSEIYDVAFEFGLDRNSIIIALGGGIVGDVSGFAAATWLRGIEYIQIPTTLLSMVDSSVGGKTGVNHPKGKNLIGAFNQPKAVFIDPETLKSLPKREFSAGMAEVIKYGVIRDKELFEYLEIEKNKNELINLKNEYLIKVINSSIKTKSHVVSQDEHENGIRAILNYGHSFGHVIENLCGYGKFLHGEAISIGMNIAGKIAIEKGLWSREQLERQQNLLESYNLPTEIPNINKEDVMTILMGDKKVRDGKMRFILPKEIGEVDIYDDVEDSLFLKFFS
- a CDS encoding 5-(carboxyamino)imidazole ribonucleotide synthase, encoding MSLKKNIKNIKKNYSLGIIGGGQLALMLTEAAKKRNLEVCVQTKSCEDPAASKADYVIEADPLKIRGNKSLINECEAIIFENEWIKIDKLNLIDNNDIFIPSLDAIKPLVDRFSQKKLIDNMNIPCPKWIRIEDFKNLSDEEINNWSFPLMAKSNKGGYDGKGNKKIKTKEDLDSFVKENNSDDCLIEEWIDYEKELALVGSRDHTGKIRFFPIVETFQSNHVCDWVLAPAATEYDLNLFAINIFSSIVNELNYVGVLGIEFFYGDNGLLINEIAPRTHNSAHFSIEACSSSQFDQYVCISSGIMPPEIKMNCEGAIMINLLGLKNNFPISMEKRFKMLSEIEGSNIHCYGKSREILGRKMAHITFLLNGETHSERYDEAQVLLTMVRDIWPSPNA
- a CDS encoding DUF1651 domain-containing protein; its protein translation is MTLGGANVWTNFSYGYRNESPSGWLLSPDRKRLILFKRNEKSPRNSMRIFAHTYYANHFGEPMAIKSSTQMYLDNAWDKWHDLQLEGWTFEELELPESV
- a CDS encoding NAD-dependent DNA ligase, which encodes MKTYLEERIEWYDYNYRNGNALISDKQFDQLEKNLLRINPDCDYFKKKNKLVLPSLERDSIDKFLKGLLADTRLIIEPKIDGCAVALQYRNGTLEKAISRKGTDVTSKLVKLQDIPNHLPIRGVLQVRGELYAPNQNPNISQRISSGFLRAKEGFPKSLSFCAFQIINSTLNQYESKKSLSQLGFTIPQDISCNFTSQVQVFRNQWLEGKLFRKYPTDGIVVKINSRKLQLIREKSNLDYPYWQIAIKS
- a CDS encoding Notch domain-containing protein, producing the protein MSNKFYEWWKNHRKVVTYGAFIVLFSFYLSPVVKEAEYKNQCIKHSTKGALTKFNKDDIGETLLKETGLKIDELAKIEGYKNCIN
- a CDS encoding DUF1651 domain-containing protein: MTSGVANVRTYFYRSSLIDPPTGWLFNQKSGFLIFFESYKKSVSNNLKVYTHLFYSNELGEPAQLKNSRLHSIECAYETWNELISGGWQIVTNKFQ